TTCACGACTACCATAGGCTTACAATCAAGATAACCACGCATACATTAGATATTCTTACTCCCCGTTACTTGCTTGCCCCCCATTTTGCGAGGGATTTGCAACACGTTTAGTCATATCCTATCGTAGTTATTTACAATCGAAATTTCCAGGGACTGCTGCAGAAATCCTTTAATACTAATTCCGAATATATCGGAACATGGGATTAACATACTTTGACGTGCTTAGTTTGTACTTTAAGGATTCTGAATTCAGCACTAAAGATATTGCTCTCTTATTAAGAACAGAGCGGAGTGCTAAATTGCTCTCCGAATTAAAATTCAGGGGATTGATTGAGCGCACAGGAAGAGGAAAATATCGTCTTTTTACACCATCTGAAAGGATTGATACTAGAAGCTACGAATGGAAAAGAGTTGAGAAGATAGTGAACTCTTCACCTCTTCCATATGTTTGGGCATGGTCGACTGCGGTGGAAAAATGGACAAATGGGGCATATTTGGTTGGTCCAAACCCATATTTCAGAACTTACTATATTGAAGTTCTTATTAGTGACATTGATAAATGGAAGAGATACCTCAGATCACATTCAGTGCCGATTGTGGGAAAAAGAAGGATCGGCGCAATCGTAGAACTTATTTCAAAAGAGCATCTGGAATCTGTGATTCATAATGGTGAAAGGGTTCTCCCGAAGGAAAGGACGTTAGAAATTATTAGAAATCACCGTGGAATATTTGCAGAGGCAGATGAATTAATTGAAGATTGATTCGATACTTAAGGAAAAGAAATCACTTCTCCTTCTTGACGGGTTTCCTTGGGAAGAAGGGTGTGTAGTCATAGGAGGTTATGCTGTACTAGGTTACGGTACACTAAGGTATTCAAGAGACCTGAACCTTCTAATACCCATCAGATTGTCTAAGAAAATAAATGAATGGTTTATAAAGCAAGGATTTTCAATCGATAAAGTTGCAATTCCGAACCCACAGAATTATGATGGGAGGTATACACATTACTCAAAGGGCGAATTGAGTGTTGATTTATTGATTGGAGCAGTCCGGGACAGGGAAGCCCAGGTTGATATACCGGAAACCTGGATATCCAAACAACCAACCATGAGTAAAATTATTGGATTTAACGGCTCTACTATCACAGAAGTTCCATTAGTCCGTTTGGAGGCATTATGGGCATTGAAGATGCAGGCAGGTAGATTGCAAGATATCTCAGATATGTTCTCTATTTTCAATAGAAAATTCTCGCATGAGAGCGTTATAGAAATCTTCACGGAACTGAGATGTGACAGCCTTAAAGAAAAACTATTGAAGACCAGGGGAAAATTAAGAGAAAAGAATACGTATCCAGATGTGAGATCTGCGTTACATTTTAGAGATTCTTCAAAAGCGCGAGAACAATGGAACAGTTTTACTACTACTGTGGATAGCATGATAGATGCAATTTTAAGTGGTTAAAATCCAAATGAGTTTGCAATCATACTGGTTTCTTCACTCTATTAGGTTGGATAAATTTTGAAGCCAGAGATGCATAGAAGTTTCAAATCTGTTTTGCTTTATTCACAAATTCTTGGAAAGAAGTAGATTTACTCATGGCAAGAGCTAAGTCGTAATTTTCAAGCATCTCACTTCTTATGGGTATCCCGTCAGTATTTCTAGGAAGAATAGACACAAATTTTTCTTTGGAGCAATTATCTGGATCTGGAAGATTTCTTATTTCCAGCGATCTCGCCTTTTGAGACGGCAAGCCAGCTATGTACCACCCCTCTATTTCCGGTACTATAAGTACGATTTTTTCTCTGGGTAGACGTGGGAATCTCCTTGTTAGTTCGTTAATCCTTGATTCCTTAGAACTGAAGTGGTCTGGATCTTCATCAGCAATGAAAAGAAAAGAAATATGCTGAGCATCTAAACTTATAATATATCTATCAACTTTTTCATCCCTTTTGATAAAATATTGTATTATTTTGGCGGGCAAGTTCTTAAAGATATTATCAATTATTGCCCTAAAGAAGCGTCCATCATAAAATCCCTCTACAAAAAAATACTTTTCCCTTCTGTTCAAGTCAAAATCCCATCTATGAATAGTTCTTCTACACCTATTTTATCCCTCAGAAATGCTTTGACTGTACCGATATCAGAAGCATGCATCAATTTCGAGTAACCGTTTTCATCTCTATCGATTACGTAGAGATTTTTGATACCAACCTGTCGCACTATCTCTGGGCTGTGAGTCGTTACTATAATTTGTTTTGCGCGAGAAGCTTCCTCAATCAGGTGCATTACGCTTGAAATAAGCTTTGGGTGGATATTCCTTTCAGGCTCCTCTAAAACAATAAGATCCTTTTTCTCGAAAAACAGAGCGTAAATTGTAGAAACAATCTCGATGGTGCCATCTGAAATTAAAGGAGCTGGTATCTCCGTATTTGGATCGTAAGTTTCCAACGCTTTAAACAGTATGGATTTATCTGCTTGGTTTTCAACGGACACATCCTTGATGAATGGTAAGCATACCTTCAGATAACGAATGAATTCTTTCCATTTCTTCGGATCATCCTTTAAATTCTTTATCAAGAGTGTGGTATTGCTACCATCTGGTTCTAGCTCAGCCCTTCCTGTAATTGGTATAGCCTTCCTAGATAATTTTGGGTCAAAATCATAAACCTGCATCTGAGCACCAAAAGTAAAGCCCAATAAAAGTGATAAAGGTGGAATTCTTAATAGAGTTCCAAATTTTAAATTAAGGGATTCGGGGAAAGAAAGTACCCTTTCCTTAGCCTCTTTGTCGCCCTCCCAGCGAATTCTGCCATTTTCCAAAATAAGTTTATATACAGATTTCTGCGCAAGGGCAGCTCCTTTTTTGTAACCCTTCATTGAGAGAACTTCAACGTATTCTTTTATTCCTTTTTTTTCTTTAGAAGGAT
The genomic region above belongs to Thermoplasmatales archaeon and contains:
- a CDS encoding AAA family ATPase — encoded protein: MIKRVIASNFKSFESLDINLSNLNVVIGQNSAGKSNYVSIFQFIRDIATIGLNNAISLQGGIEYLMNFKNYDKSNLEIEIQFDDNRAFLLGPPPVIRFSDFSYKIILYPSKEKKGIKEYVEVLSMKGYKKGAALAQKSVYKLILENGRIRWEGDKEAKERVLSFPESLNLKFGTLLRIPPLSLLLGFTFGAQMQVYDFDPKLSRKAIPITGRAELEPDGSNTTLLIKNLKDDPKKWKEFIRYLKVCLPFIKDVSVENQADKSILFKALETYDPNTEIPAPLISDGTIEIVSTIYALFFEKKDLIVLEEPERNIHPKLISSVMHLIEEASRAKQIIVTTHSPEIVRQVGIKNLYVIDRDENGYSKLMHASDIGTVKAFLRDKIGVEELFIDGILT